The window gctctcagtgagttaagaggcgttggacctcgtgttcggtgatttgggggcgttggactccgtgcaacacgtgacctatgggttcgggcccgaatcgcaataaatcaacaaaagcaagaataaaacggaagaaaactgataaaactgacacaatacagaaagcaactgacaaccaCTGAtaagtgtcggtgaatacaaacgaattgtgtattaggccgaatatacgtgacttaatcagttattaaccggggttgattagcaaacaatgtatctaacctaggcaaacatagacgGTGGATTATAATAGGGtactaagccgattacatgtatGTGTTcattttaagactcttattcagttagatgtcactgcggtttcaccgaattaaccaaactcgtgttttgactctagattgggatctattattctgcctatccattatctagggtTCGATTAGGTCgaatgtatgattaatccggttgttcgtgttttgcaactgaaataaaatgcttcccaccgaatctacgatagggagatagaaacaccgaaagtggacggaataggCCGTGCAAATGAgatcgtacccgaacgggtagcccttttccgtccatagatcgaggtgtttctgacttcctagcgcctagggtatcggtgaatcaaggaatgacggtcatgcccttggatgatgaaattgcgatgttcgtgtataaattggagatttgcgtcacacgaaggagtctaagaaggactctcgttgATAGGGTTGAGCCGGTCTCCGAGCATGAGGACAAGTTGCATATTTCTACCGGACCGATAACCAGAGCAcgtgccaagaaattggagcACGCTTTGCAGAACTTATGGACGAATATTCTGGAAGAGGCATGCAGTTCGAGAGACGAGCGAGTCGACTCGGGGCTGATTTTTGTCATCAAGAGTGCTGAACCTCATCAGTACACATCGGGACATTAAATGATGACCACAACCACCTCAAATCGGGTTGAATATGCATCCtagaagatggccaccaaTTCTGGTTTGACtattaggttggaatatgccttctagaagatggtcaccaaatctggttggaatattAGGTTGGAATATCTGGTTAGAATATCTGGTTGGACtattaggttggaatatgccatCTAGAATATGCTTGTTTTTCCTTAGTTGTCTTCAATTGCAAGAGCATTATATAAGCTCCTCCCTAGGTTAGTTTTAGACACAACTCTTCTACCATTTTTCCTATCTtgtgagagatattctccaaattgttcttgttgaacttatgcttcaagggttgcaagtcgattacttgtagttcttaagcttcttataatatcggtttctagctctatatagctacggggtcgatattccacctttcgaaatctctatcttggacGATCCGGGATTTGATTCCATATCATTGTTGCTGGGTTCCACGACGGATTCGACGGGGTTcacatcattttggtatcagagcttaggctccaaattgaggtttcatctatccttgttctttcctTGTTCACCATTCTGGAATTTTTAGATCTATCTtccatttctatcctttccattTAGTCTTGACTGATCCGTTCAtagctattaaaaaaaaaatcgtccaaaaaaaaaaacgtgaaaaagaatcaaaaaaaaaaaaaaagaggagaggagaTCTGATTACACAGGCCTTAAGTAGACCTGTCATAGTTGCTTCCATTCTGCTTTTCTCCGATCGTATTTGTGTCCATTCCATCTTTGATTTGTCTGGGATCATTCCTTTTACATACATCTTGTCCATCCATATATCTCTTCGCTTCTTTGCTACTTGGAACTGATATTATAAGTGGCTCGAGCGAACAAGTAATTTCCTCAAGGACTTGTAATTAGATTGCTCAGTTCGTCCAGAACTTTGTGGAGAAATCTGTGAGAGGAAAAAGGCCAGAGGGAGTGAGACCATCAGAGGGTAAAAGCCATTTGTATCGAGTGAAATACGAGAGTTTGTGTGACATCGATTTGAGagtaaacacgtgagggagtgATTGTGAGGTCCTTTTACTCTAATATTTCTTTGCAGATTTCAACATGTCGCAAGAAGATAGCGGGGGACATGAGCAAAGTAGTGGAGGGCCTGATCAAAGCACAATTATTCGAGCTATGCAACAACAATTTGAGCGAATGAACATGGTGCTCAATACGATTAATGACCGGTTGGAGAGGCATGATGAGCGGATTGACCTGTTGCGACAAGCTCCCAATCAACAACCAAGGAGGAACAATAACCGACAACCAGCACCTACTACTGATCCATTTGATGGCCACGAGGAGAGATCctatgatgatgaggatgatgtATCTTCCATTGCCGCAATGAGACGAGCTCGAGGAGCAAGGGCTGAGACGCCATGGCGCGGACGTGGAAGGCGCCAAGAAAGAGACACCGTTGATCGTAATATGGGGTCCATCAAGCTGACCATTCCTCCATTCCAAGGCAAGAGCGATCCCGATATTTACATCGAATGGGAAAGGAGGGTTGAACTGGTTTTTGATTGTCACAACTACTCCGAGGAGAAGAAGGTGAAGCTTGCAGCTGTGGCATTCACCGACTATGCCATagtttggtgggatcaattgacGATGAGTAGACGCCGAAATGGAGAGCGACCTATTGACAATTGGGAGGGCATGAAAGCTGTCATGCGGAGGAGGTTTGTCCCATCCCATTACTACCGGGATTTATACTTGAAGCTGCAGAATCTTAAGCAAGGGTCTAAGACCGTGGAGGAGtaccacaaggagatggagattGCCATGATTCGCGCCAATGTTGAGGAGGATCGAGAGGCAACCATGGCTCGGTTCATTAGTGGacttaatcgggagattgccaataTTGTGGAGCTCCACCATTATGTGGAGCTTGAAGAATTGGTGCACATGGctatgaaggttgagaggcaacTCAAGAAGGGGGGACGATCGTCATCCAGGTTCGAATCCTCTAATTCGAATTCGAAGTGGACTTCCAAGTTTGAAGGGGCTGGACCTAAATGGACTGGTTcgaagcaagaggagaaggcCAAGGGAAACAAGCCCGCAACCAAGCCATCATCTGATTCTAAGGAGAGGGATGCCGATGATGTGGAGCATGCTGTATCGGGTCAAACTCTTGTTGTTTTGAGAGCTCTACATGTGCAagccaaagaagatggtgatggGCTACAAAGAGAGAACATTTTCTACACTCGATGCCACGTGAAGGATCGAGTATGTGGACTGATTATTGATGGGGGAAGCACTGTGAATGTGGCAAGCAAGCTGATGGTGGAGAAGCTTGGTTTGAGCACTCAAAAGCATCCAAGGCCATATAGACTTCAGTGGCTGAATGAGAGTGGTGAATTAAAGGTGACAAAACAAGTGTTAATCTCATTTTCTATTGGGAAGTACCATGATGAAgttttgtgtgatgtagtTCCTATGATAGCCAGCCATTTGTTACTCGGGaggccatggcaatttgatcgAAGAACTACACATGACGGGTACAAGAATCGGTATAGTTTCATCAAGGATGGTCGAAGCATGACACTTGCACCGCTGCCACCACATCAAGTGTTCGAAGAGCAACTCCAAATCAAAAGGTCCAGTGCTGAGAGTTCAAAAGAAAGTAAGAGAGTGGCtgaaccaaaagaaaaggagagtaaaagtgagaggaaagaaattcgagagaaaagtgagaaagagagtgaaaagaaagaaaaatgtgagAGTTCagccttgaaaagaaaagaggggaaGAAATTGAGTTTCTtcacaaaagaaagagaattagAGAGTGTTAGTAAGGATGAAAGGCCAATGATATTGTTCTTGTACAAAGAGGCCTACTTATCTAATACTTTTAACCTATATTTGCCTAGTGATGtggtttctcttttgcaggagtttgaTGATGTGTTTCTTGAGGGGACGCCACCGGGATTGCCACCAATCCGTGGGatcgaacatcaaattgatttcatTCCAGGAGCGCCCATTCCAAACCGGCCAGCATATCGGTGTAATCCCGAAGAAGCAAAAGAACTCCAAAAGCAAGTTGATGAGTTGCTGACCAAGGGCTATGTCCGAGAGAGCATGAGTCCATGCTCTGTGCCCGTGTTGCTTGTTCCCAAGAAAGATGGCACATGGAgaatgtgtgtggattgtcgAGCTGTGAATAagataacggtaaagtatcgctATCCTATCCCTCGattagatgatatgcttgatgaattgcatggttccactatattttctaagattgatttgaagagtggatACCATCAAATTCgcatgaaagaaggagatgagtggaaaacAGCATTTAAAACCAAGAGTGGATTGTATGAGTGGTTAGTGATGCCATTTGGATTGACTAATGCACCCAGCACATTTATGCGCCTTATGAATCATGTCTTGCGTGCTTACATTGGAAAATTTGTtgttgtttactttgatgatattctGATTTATAGCAAAACTGAGCATGATCATATGAATCATTTGAGGTGTGTTCTTGAGGTGCTGAGGCATGAGAAGTTGTATGCTAACCTTAAGAAGTGTGAATTTTTCTTGGAAAgtgttgtttttcttggttttgtcGTAAGTTCCAAGGGTGTGGAAgtggatgaagagaaggtGAAAGCAATCCGGGAATGGCCTACACCCACTACCATTGCTGAGGTCCGAAGCTTCCATGGCCTTGCTGGGTtctatcgaagatttgtgcGCAATTTTAGCACCATAGCTGCTCCTTTGACCGAGATCATCAAGAAGGAAGTTGGCTTTAGATGGGGCAAAGAGCAAGAGAATGCATTCAATACCTTGAAAGAAAAGCTAAGTTCTGCTCCTTTACTGATTTTACCGGACTTTTCTAAaccttttgaaatcgaatgtgatgcttccggTATTGGTATAGGTGCCGTCCTTATGCAAGAGAAGAGGCctattgcttacttcagtgaGAAGCTCAACGGGGCTGCGTTGAACTACTCCACATACGACAAGGAACTCTATGCTTTGGTGAGGGCTTTGGAGACATGGCAGCATTACTTGTGgtccaaggagttcatcattcacaccgaccatgagtccttgaagcaTTTAAAGGGTCAAAGCAAGCTGAACCGAAGGCACACACGTTGGATCGAGTTCATCGAGATGTTTCCCTATGTGATCCAATACAAGAAAGGTAAGGAAAATGTAGTGGCTGATGCCTTATCTCGCAGGTATACTCTTATCTCAACTCTTGATGCCAAACTTTTGGGATTTGAATATATCAAAGAGTTATACTTGCATGATCATGATTTTAAGGAAGTCTTTTCTGAATGTGAAAAAGGGGCTTTTGACAAGTTTTATAAGCATGAGGGGTATTTGTTTCGTGAAAACAAGCTATGTATTCCACAAAGTTCCATGCGAGAATTGCTTGTTAGGGAAGCCCATGGGGGAGGTTTAATGGGGCATTTTGGTGTGGCTAAGACCTTAGATGTTTTGAGAGAGCATTTCttttggccacatatgaaaagagacgTTGAAAGGATCTGTCTTAGGTGTGTCACATGTAAGAAAGCTAAGTCTAAGATTCAACCtcatggactttacatgcccTTGCCCGTTCCTAGTCATCCATGGACTGATGtatcaatggattttgttttgggtttgcCTAGGACTAAGAATGGTAAggattctatctttgtagtAGTGGATCGTTTTTcaaagatggctcattttattccttgtAAGAAGACGGATGACGCTACTCATGTGGCGGGCCTTTTCTTTAAGGAAGTAGTGCGTTTGCATGGCATCCCCAGAACAATTGTAAGTGATCGTGATGTTAAGTTCCTAAGTCActtttggcgtgttttgtgggGAAAATTGGGAACAAAGCTATTGTTTTCTACCACTtgccacccacaaactgatgggcaAACAGAGGTTGTAAATCGAACCTTAGGTACTTTGCTGCGAGCTGTTATTAAAAGGAACGTGAAAagttgggaagattgcattccattcattgagtttgcatataatcgggccatgcattcttctactaagttttctccctttgaggttgtttatggctTTAATCCACTGACCCCAT of the Punica granatum isolate Tunisia-2019 chromosome 6, ASM765513v2, whole genome shotgun sequence genome contains:
- the LOC116212141 gene encoding uncharacterized protein LOC116212141, with protein sequence MSQEDSGGHEQSSGGPDQSTIIRAMQQQFERMNMVLNTINDRLERHDERIDLLRQAPNQQPRRNNNRQPAPTTDPFDGHEERSYDDEDDVSSIAAMRRARGARAETPWRGRGRRQERDTVDRNMGSIKLTIPPFQGKSDPDIYIEWERRVELVFDCHNYSEEKKVKLAAVAFTDYAIVWWDQLTMSRRRNGERPIDNWEGMKAVMRRRFVPSHYYRDLYLKLQNLKQGSKTVEEYHKEMEIAMIRANVEEDREATMARFISGLNREIANIVELHHYVELEELVHMAMKVERQLKKGGRSSSRFESSNSNSKWTSKFEGAGPKWTGSKQEEKAKGNKPATKPSSDSKERDADDVEHAVSGQTLVVLRALHVQAKEDGDGLQRENIFYTRCHVKDRVCGLIIDGGSTVNVASKLMVEKLGLSTQKHPRPYRLQWLNESGELKVTKQVLISFSIGKYHDEVLCDVVPMIASHLLLGRPWQFDRRTTHDGYKNRYSFIKDGRSMTLAPLPPHQVFEEQLQIKRSSAESSKESKRVAEPKEKESKSERKEIREKSEKESEKKEKCESSALKRKEGKKLSFFTKERELESVSKDERPMILFLYKEAYLSNTFNLYLPSDVVSLLQEFDDVFLEGTPPGLPPIRGIEHQIDFIPGAPIPNRPAYRCNPEEAKELQKQVDELLTKGYVRESMSPCSVPVLLVPKKDGTWRMCVDCRAVNKITVKYRYPIPRLDDMLDELHGSTIFSKIDLKSGYHQIRMKEGDEWKTAFKTKSGLYEWLVMPFGLTNAPSTFMRLMNHVLRAYIGKFVVVYFDDILIYSKTEHDHMNHLRCVLEVLRHEKLYANLKKCEFFLESVVFLGFVVSSKGVEVDEEKVKAIREWPTPTTIAEVRSFHGLAGFYRRFVRNFSTIAAPLTEIIKKEVGFRWGKEQENAFNTLKEKLSSAPLLILPDFSKPFEIECDASGIGIGAVLMQEKRPIAYFSEKLNGAALNYSTYDKELYALVRALETWQHYLWSKEFIIHTDHESLKHLKGQSKLNRRHTRWIEFIEMFPYVIQYKKDSRTNPFEEGGMIGLSRSPSMRTSCIFLPDR